Genomic DNA from Acidobacteriota bacterium:
CGCGCGTCGCAATCGAGACCGAAGCGCCGCTGTTGCGCCCTTCTTCCGCCGTCGCGTTGTTGGTCGTGACCTTGTATTCCTGAATGTTGTCAGGGTTGATGCGGTAGAGGTTTGAAACCGGATTGGGCACCGTGGATTCATTCGCCTCGATACCGTCAATCGTCACGTTATAAGCGCGGTCGCGCGAGCCATTGACGTGAATGCCAGAGCCGATGCCGCCGAATGAACGCTGTGTCACGCCCGGTTCAAGCGTAATGAGAATGAGCGGATTGCGCCCGTTGAGCGGCAAAGCCTCAATCGCCTTTTGCGAGACGACGTTGCCGATGGTGGCGTTAGAGGTTTGCAGCCGTTCGTAACCGCCCTCGATGTTGACGATTTCGCTGGCCTGCCCGACTTCGAGCACGGCGTCCACCACGAGCGGCGTGCCGACTTCGAGCACGTTGCCGGTCTTGTTGATCGTCTTGAAGCCCTTCATCTCGACGCTGACGGTGTATTTGCCGACAGGCAGCGAAGGAAACGTAAAGAGTCCTGCGCCAGTCGTGGTTTGGTTGTAGGTCACGCCGGTCGCTTCATCCTTGATGGTGACTTTGGCGCCCGGCACCAATGCTCCTGTGGCATCGGTAATGGTGCCGCTAATGCGCGAACTGCTGGTTTGCGCCCAGGCGTTGAGGCTGACCAGCGCCAGGACTGCCAGCAACGCAAATAAGTTGGCGAAAAGATGATTCTTTTTCATCATTGCTCCTTCCAGATACAGATTGAATTTGAATTCTCGAAAAAGAGAGCAGCCAGACAGCACCAACCGATGCTGCCTGGCTGAGCACAAGCTACGAAAAAGGCCGGAGCCAATCGCTAGAAATTGATCTTGCCGGAGAACTGAATACGCCGGGCCGCGCTATTCACACTGTCGTTGATGCGTCCAAAAATCGTGGACGTCAACGTCGCGGTCGGCGCGGCAAATGACGGCGTGTTAGTGAAGTTCCGGGCATCCACCCGCAGGTCGAAGTTGAACCGTTCCGTCAGGCGGAAGTTCTTGCTCAGCGAAATGTCCGTTTGGAAGTAACGCGGTTCGAGGAAGAAATTCCGGCCCGTGTTGCCGATGGAACCGGGCGCGGGCGCGCTAAATTTGGCGCGTGACGTGGCGTCGAACCAGAAGTTCTTACCGCTTTCAACGACGAGCTTGCCTTCGTTGCGCGAGCAGCCGTTGCAATCCGCCAGCGAATTCACCACGTTGCTGAACGTCGTCAGGCCCGAATACACCGTGAAGGGGCGGCCCGAAGTGACCGTCAACGTCCCCGCCAGTTGCCAGCCGCCAATGACGGTGTCAAGACTGCGGTGAAGGCCCGAAAAGAACTTGCGTCCGTTGCCGAAGGGCAGTTGATAAACGTAGGTGCCTTGCAACGAGTGGCGGCGGTCAAAATCCGACCACGCATAATTCAGGCGGCGGTTGGCGTTGTTGAACGGCGTGCTCGAAGCGGATTGATTATTGGCCGTCGAAACCGTGCTGAAGGTGGGATCCCACGAACGGTTGTCCAGGGATTTCGCCAGCGTATACCCGAGCTGGAAACTATTCCCGCCACGCACTGTACGCCGCAGGATGACTTCGAGGGCGTGATAGTTGGAATAGTCGCTGCTATCAAAGACATTCAACCCGCCGGTGAATTGCGAGAACGGTTGCAACAGCGAGCTAAAGCCGTTGATGTCCAACAGCCGTTGGTTCAATTGCGCGCTCGTGCAAACGCCCGCCGTGACGTTGGCCGCGACGCACAGCCGTTGCGAAACATTGACCGCCAAGGCCGCCACGCTGCCCTGCGTCAACGCGGTAGTGTTCAAGGTGCGGAATAACGCGGTGCCCGCGTTGTTCGCCGCATTGCCCGTCAACAACAAATTGATCAGCGGACTGTTGTACGTCGTGCTATTGCGCACGCCGTTAAAAGCATCGAGGAAGCTTTCGCTTTGACCGGAGACTTTGGCGTTGATGTTCACCTGATTGGCGTTGTAACCGCCCGTCAAATGCGCGCCATGCTTGCCGATGTAATTGATCTCGACCACCATCTGTTTCGCGATTTCTTTCTGGTAGCTGAGCGACCACGAATGCACTTGCGGAAATTGGAAGTCGGGGTCGAACACGTTGATCGAACTGGTGCTGAAGGCCGCTGGCTGGCGCAAGGCGTCCGGCGTGGACGAAGGAACCAGCGCCGCAATGACCGGCGCTACGTTGCGGAACAAACCGCCACCTTGTCCGAACGCGGCGTTCGTCGCGCCCAAGGCATTGCCGGGAATGTTCTGAAAGACATTCGCGCCCAGCAACTGCGACGCCAGCCGGTCAGAGGCGATGCGGTAATTGCCGCGAATCGAAGTCTTGCCCGACTTGAACGGGTCCCAGGCAAAGCCGATGGAGGGCAGGATTTTCTTGAAATCGTTTTTGAACAAACTGCCCGGCACCCATTTCAGCGCGTTCGTGCCGGCATTGCCCAGCGTAAAGGGCAGATTCGGCACCAAAATCGGGCGGCCATCAGAACGCGGATTCAATTTCACTTCCCAGCGCACCCCCAGATCAACGACGAAGTTGGGGCGCATGCGCCAACTGTCCTGCCCATAAAAATCCAGTTCAGGATAGTTGGCGGTGAAATTCCAGCGCGTGCCCAACGGCGCAAACTGGCTGGGGTTGTTCGGATCGGACACAAAGGCCTGGGCGACGCTGCTGACGCGGCCCAACTGATCGTTGATGGTATTTTGCAGGCGCGTCAAATCAGTCGCATTGATGCCGGTCGCGCTCGACACAGGCAGGTTAAAGCCCGTATAGCCCGCCGCGCCGCCCAGGCTCACCGTCGGTTCCAGCCCGATGCCCGCGACCGACGAACGGTCGTCCGTGTGGCGGCCATAACGGAAATTCAAGCCCGTCTTGATGACGTGCGGCGAATAATCGAGCGTGACGTTGTCAATGAATTGCCAGGTGCGCAGCTTGCGCGCATTGCTGATGAAATTGGTGTTGGCCGTCGCCACGTTGATAAACGAAAACGAAGCGGCGGGGTCGGGTTGCGGGGTGTTAAACGCAAAAGCGAACTTGTTCAAGCCCAGGACGAATTCGTTGATCAGGTGCGTGGTCGGATTCCAGCGATAGTTGATCGCCAGATTTTTCGGGTTGCGGAAGGTGTCCACCAGGTTCGGCGAAGTCGGGAAGATCGGACGCCCGCCGTTGGCCGAATCGCCAAAGGTGTTTTGCGCGCCTTGCGCATAGCGGACATAGATGGTGTTGCGCTCGTTCAGCGTGTAATCAACCTTGGTGACGAAGTCGTACTGTTTCTCGTGTTGCGGCGAGCCGAAGTTGAAACCCGCCGTATTGAGTCCGTCGCCCGTGTTGAAATTGTTCGGCAGCGGTTGCGCGTTGAGGGCGGCCAGCAAGGTCGTATCGCGCGTGATGTTCGCCGGATTGTTGGCGATGTTGTAGGTGGCGAGGCAGAGCGTCGTGACCGTCGCGGAACAGGCCGGCACAAGCGCGTTGCCGCTGGCGTCCACCGCCGGTGTGGCTGAGCCATTCGGCGCATTGGCGCGGCCTACGACATAGCGGTAGACGCCGTCGCGCGCCGCTTGCGTATAGACCGTGCGCGTCACCAGCGCCGTGTCGTAAGCGCGCAGCAATTGCAGGTTGCCGAAATAGAACAGCTTGTTTTTGATGATCGGGCCGCCGATGCCGCCGCCGAAGATGTGCTGGACGAATTGATCTTTGGGCAGGTTGTTGATGTTGCCGGTGTAGCTCTTGGCGTTGAAACGCGGCGTTTGATAATACTCAAAGGCGTTGCCGTGAATCTGATTGCTGCCCGACCGCGTCACCAGCGTCACTTGCGCGCCGCTGCTGCGTCCGAATTCCGCTGTGGCATTGGCGGTCACGAGTTGGAATTCCTGCAAGGAATCCGGGTTCGGACGCAAGGGCGTGAAATTCGACCCACCCGCGCTCGTCTCGTTGATGTCCACGCCATCCAGCGTGAAATTGAAAGCGCGGTCACGCGAACCGTGCACGTTCACGCCGCCGCCCGTATTGCCGCCCACCACGACGCCCGGTTGAAAGTTGAGCAAGTCGAGCGGATTGCGTCCGCGCGTACCAACGATGGGCAAACTTTCCAGCGATTTCTGGTTGATCGTGCTGCCGATGTTGCCCGAACTGCTGGTTTGCACCACATCCGCCGTGGCTTCGACGGTCACTTGCGACGAGACTTCGCCCACTTGCATGGCGACATTCACCGTCGCGGGCTGATTGATTTGCGCGACGTTGTTGTTGGAAACGAATTTCTTGAAGCCGGTTTTTTCCACCGTGACCTGATACGTCCCCGCCTGGATCAGATCAAAGGCATAAGCGCCCGTGTCGCTCGTTTGGGTCTTAAACGAAATGTTGGTGGCTTCGTTCGTCAACGTCACCGTCGCCCCGGGAACGGCCGCACCGCTTTGATCCGTCACCGTGCCGGTCAAGCGTGAGGTCGTGCCCTGCGCCAGCAGCACGCTCGAACCCAACATTGCGAAAAGGGCGCTCAGCAGCGTGCTGAGCAGTAAACTTTTTTGTCTCATAAGTTCTCCTGATAACCTCGCCAAGTCAGCGAAGAGGATGATTCCGTCCGGTATGCGCTTACTGATTCGTAACTGTAGTGAGTATTTTTGACAACCGTAAAGAAAAAGCGAGGCAAGTATTATTCCGGCTGGCAGGCAATTGCAAATTTCTGGCTAAGTCCCTCGTTCTTCAGATGTAAGACTGTCACGCATGGCAAAAACCGGGGCTTGCAACCACGCCCCGTCCAAAAATCCCAAAGCCGCATCCGAAAAAATGGAGCAAGCGGGCGCAGCTAAACTTGCGATGAACTCAGGGTCTGCTGCTTCTTCATCAGCAAGCGCGTCCTTCCTGGGTACGCACCGCTTCCAGCGTGCAGTCTTGGCCGCAGACGGTTACCTGCCGGTAGGAGGGTTGTAACTGCCAAGACTGCACGCTGGAAGCAGTGCGTACCCAGGTCATTTGATCC
This window encodes:
- a CDS encoding carboxypeptidase regulatory-like domain-containing protein, producing the protein MRQKSLLLSTLLSALFAMLGSSVLLAQGTTSRLTGTVTDQSGAAVPGATVTLTNEATNISFKTQTSDTGAYAFDLIQAGTYQVTVEKTGFKKFVSNNNVAQINQPATVNVAMQVGEVSSQVTVEATADVVQTSSSGNIGSTINQKSLESLPIVGTRGRNPLDLLNFQPGVVVGGNTGGGVNVHGSRDRAFNFTLDGVDINETSAGGSNFTPLRPNPDSLQEFQLVTANATAEFGRSSGAQVTLVTRSGSNQIHGNAFEYYQTPRFNAKSYTGNINNLPKDQFVQHIFGGGIGGPIIKNKLFYFGNLQLLRAYDTALVTRTVYTQAARDGVYRYVVGRANAPNGSATPAVDASGNALVPACSATVTTLCLATYNIANNPANITRDTTLLAALNAQPLPNNFNTGDGLNTAGFNFGSPQHEKQYDFVTKVDYTLNERNTIYVRYAQGAQNTFGDSANGGRPIFPTSPNLVDTFRNPKNLAINYRWNPTTHLINEFVLGLNKFAFAFNTPQPDPAASFSFINVATANTNFISNARKLRTWQFIDNVTLDYSPHVIKTGLNFRYGRHTDDRSSVAGIGLEPTVSLGGAAGYTGFNLPVSSATGINATDLTRLQNTINDQLGRVSSVAQAFVSDPNNPSQFAPLGTRWNFTANYPELDFYGQDSWRMRPNFVVDLGVRWEVKLNPRSDGRPILVPNLPFTLGNAGTNALKWVPGSLFKNDFKKILPSIGFAWDPFKSGKTSIRGNYRIASDRLASQLLGANVFQNIPGNALGATNAAFGQGGGLFRNVAPVIAALVPSSTPDALRQPAAFSTSSINVFDPDFQFPQVHSWSLSYQKEIAKQMVVEINYIGKHGAHLTGGYNANQVNINAKVSGQSESFLDAFNGVRNSTTYNSPLINLLLTGNAANNAGTALFRTLNTTALTQGSVAALAVNVSQRLCVAANVTAGVCTSAQLNQRLLDINGFSSLLQPFSQFTGGLNVFDSSDYSNYHALEVILRRTVRGGNSFQLGYTLAKSLDNRSWDPTFSTVSTANNQSASSTPFNNANRRLNYAWSDFDRRHSLQGTYVYQLPFGNGRKFFSGLHRSLDTVIGGWQLAGTLTVTSGRPFTVYSGLTTFSNVVNSLADCNGCSRNEGKLVVESGKNFWFDATSRAKFSAPAPGSIGNTGRNFFLEPRYFQTDISLSKNFRLTERFNFDLRVDARNFTNTPSFAAPTATLTSTIFGRINDSVNSAARRIQFSGKINF